Proteins co-encoded in one Acidithiobacillus caldus ATCC 51756 genomic window:
- a CDS encoding OmpA family protein codes for MIKNKRVALIAGLAAGLVSTAALAENAYEGYAINGQGQPVVTGTGQCVRGGRPVTDGATPAYCAPKVAAKPTPAPAPAPAPAPAPIAPVEKTVLVSKPITITGINFKFNSYKLLDRDIKVLDQVADFAKQHPDAVLDVNGYCSKVGTYAYNLKLSKLRAESVAQYLERHGVPRDRMVLKGHSYNDPVASNATPEGRFLNQRVEINSSIKVEKTVQQ; via the coding sequence ATGATCAAGAACAAGAGAGTGGCACTGATTGCAGGGCTTGCTGCCGGGCTCGTGAGCACCGCAGCGCTGGCGGAAAACGCCTACGAAGGATACGCCATCAACGGACAGGGTCAACCGGTGGTGACGGGCACGGGGCAGTGTGTACGCGGCGGTCGTCCAGTAACGGACGGAGCGACGCCAGCCTACTGCGCTCCCAAGGTGGCTGCCAAACCGACTCCGGCACCGGCTCCCGCACCTGCGCCCGCCCCAGCGCCCATCGCGCCGGTGGAAAAGACCGTCCTGGTGAGCAAGCCCATCACCATCACCGGTATCAATTTTAAGTTCAATTCCTATAAGCTTCTGGATCGGGACATCAAGGTCCTGGACCAGGTGGCCGATTTCGCCAAGCAGCATCCGGATGCCGTCCTGGACGTGAACGGCTATTGCAGTAAGGTCGGCACCTACGCGTACAACCTGAAGCTCTCCAAGCTTCGTGCCGAAAGTGTCGCTCAGTATCTGGAGCGCCATGGCGTGCCGCGCGATCGGATGGTCCTGAAGGGACACTCCTACAACGACCCGGTGGCGAGCAACGCGACCCCCGAGGGACGCTTCCTGAACCAGCGCGTCGAGATCAACTCCAGCATCAAGGTGGAGAAGACCGTACAGCAGTAA
- the tuf gene encoding elongation factor Tu produces MSKGKFERTKPHVNVGTIGHVDHGKTTLTAALTKVLSAKFGGEARAYDQIDNAPEERARGITIATSHVEYETENRHYAHVDCPGHADYVKNMITGAAQMDGAILVVSAADGPMPQTREHILLARQVGVPYIVVFMNKADMVDDAELLELVEMEVRELLSKYDFPGDDIPVVIGSALKALEGDQSDIGEPAIFKLAAAMDSYIPMPERPIDKTFLMPIEDVFSISGRGTVVTGRIERGIVKVGDEIEIVGLRPTSKTTVTGVEMFRKILDQGQAGDNVGVLLRGTKKDEVERGQVLAKPGSIKPHTRFEAEVYVLSKEEGGRHTPFFNGYRPQFYFRTTDVTGAVELPEGVEMVMPGDNIQFKVTLIAPIAMEEGLRFAVREGGRTVGAGVVSKVVE; encoded by the coding sequence ATGTCCAAAGGAAAGTTTGAGCGGACGAAGCCGCATGTGAATGTGGGGACGATTGGTCATGTGGACCATGGGAAGACCACGTTGACGGCGGCGCTGACGAAGGTGTTGTCGGCGAAGTTTGGTGGTGAGGCGCGGGCCTATGACCAGATTGATAATGCGCCGGAGGAGCGGGCGCGTGGGATTACCATTGCGACCTCGCACGTGGAGTACGAGACGGAGAACCGGCACTACGCGCACGTGGATTGTCCTGGGCATGCGGACTATGTGAAGAACATGATCACGGGTGCGGCGCAGATGGACGGTGCGATTCTGGTGGTTTCTGCGGCGGACGGGCCGATGCCGCAGACGCGGGAGCACATTTTGCTGGCGCGTCAGGTGGGTGTGCCGTACATCGTGGTCTTTATGAACAAGGCCGACATGGTGGACGATGCCGAGCTCCTGGAGTTGGTGGAGATGGAGGTGCGGGAGCTCCTGTCCAAGTACGATTTCCCTGGGGACGACATTCCGGTGGTGATCGGCTCGGCCCTGAAGGCTTTGGAAGGGGATCAGAGCGACATTGGTGAGCCGGCCATATTCAAGCTGGCGGCGGCGATGGACAGTTACATTCCCATGCCGGAGCGGCCTATCGACAAGACCTTTTTGATGCCCATCGAGGACGTGTTCAGTATTTCTGGGCGTGGTACGGTGGTGACCGGGCGTATTGAGCGCGGCATCGTCAAGGTGGGCGATGAGATTGAGATCGTGGGGCTGCGGCCGACGAGCAAGACCACGGTGACGGGTGTGGAGATGTTCCGCAAGATTCTGGACCAGGGTCAGGCGGGCGACAACGTCGGGGTGTTGTTGCGGGGTACCAAGAAGGACGAGGTGGAGCGTGGGCAGGTGCTGGCCAAGCCGGGCAGTATCAAGCCGCACACCCGTTTTGAGGCGGAGGTGTATGTGCTGTCCAAGGAAGAGGGTGGTCGGCACACGCCGTTTTTCAATGGGTATCGGCCGCAGTTTTACTTTCGGACGACGGACGTGACGGGGGCGGTGGAGTTGCCCGAGGGTGTGGAGATGGTGATGCCTGGGGACAACATCCAGTTCAAGGTGACCCTGATTGCGCCCATTGCCATGGAAGAGGGGCTGCGCTTTGCGGTGCGTGAGGGCGGTCGAACCGTCGGCGCCGGCGTCGTGTCCAAGGTGGTGGAGTAG
- the secE gene encoding preprotein translocase subunit SecE — MSEQVKLYSAAILAALGVFAYFLIPLHLGALYPSLALIVALALALLVFATSAVAKALVLFFREAYVELLKVVWPTRREVLRSTGVILLLIIVIAIFLWLVDIALLAIVRFALGGVG; from the coding sequence ATGTCGGAGCAAGTGAAACTCTATTCCGCGGCAATCCTGGCCGCCTTGGGGGTGTTCGCCTACTTCCTGATCCCGCTGCATCTGGGTGCGCTGTATCCCAGTCTGGCCCTGATTGTCGCCTTGGCCCTCGCGCTTCTGGTATTTGCCACCAGCGCTGTCGCCAAGGCGCTCGTTTTGTTTTTCCGCGAAGCCTACGTTGAACTGCTCAAGGTGGTCTGGCCGACGCGCAGGGAAGTGTTGCGCAGTACGGGCGTCATCTTGCTGCTGATCATCGTCATAGCCATCTTCTTGTGGCTCGTGGATATAGCCTTGCTGGCGATTGTGCGCTTTGCCTTGGGGGGCGTGGGATAA
- the nusG gene encoding transcription termination/antitermination protein NusG: MRWYVVHAFSSFEKKVQAEIRERAKREGLEDQFGEILVPVEEVVEMRNGQKTSSQRMFYPGYVLVQMEMNDQTWHLVKHTPRVTGFVGGSVGKPHPLSEAEANAILDRIKEGVEKPRPKFSFDAGEQVRVIDGPFKDFNGVVEEVNYEKSKLRVSVTIFGRSTPVELDFGQVEKI, from the coding sequence ATGCGATGGTATGTGGTGCACGCCTTTTCCAGCTTTGAGAAAAAGGTGCAGGCAGAGATCCGCGAGCGGGCGAAGCGGGAAGGGCTGGAGGATCAGTTTGGCGAAATTCTCGTCCCCGTCGAAGAGGTGGTGGAGATGCGCAATGGTCAGAAGACCAGTTCCCAGCGCATGTTCTACCCCGGCTACGTGCTCGTGCAGATGGAGATGAACGATCAGACCTGGCACCTCGTGAAACACACTCCCCGGGTCACGGGCTTTGTCGGTGGGTCCGTGGGTAAGCCGCACCCCCTGAGCGAGGCCGAAGCCAACGCCATTCTTGATCGCATCAAGGAGGGGGTCGAGAAGCCGCGTCCCAAGTTCAGCTTTGATGCCGGTGAGCAAGTCCGGGTCATCGACGGGCCCTTCAAGGACTTCAACGGTGTGGTCGAGGAGGTCAACTACGAAAAGAGCAAGTTGCGCGTCTCGGTCACGATTTTCGGACGTTCCACGCCAGTGGAGCTGGACTTTGGTCAGGTAGAGAAGATCTGA
- the rplK gene encoding 50S ribosomal protein L11, protein MAKKITGYIKLQVKATQANPSPPIGPALGQRGLNIMEFCKAFNAQTQGIEPGLPLPVIITVYADKSFTFEVKTPPAPVLLLKAAGLAKGSGRPNTNKVGKVTEAQVEEIAKTKMPDLNTQDLESAKRSIRGTARSMGLTVEG, encoded by the coding sequence ATGGCAAAAAAGATTACCGGTTACATCAAGTTGCAGGTGAAGGCGACCCAAGCCAATCCAAGCCCGCCCATCGGTCCTGCTCTGGGTCAGCGCGGTCTGAACATCATGGAGTTCTGTAAGGCCTTCAACGCGCAGACACAGGGCATCGAGCCGGGTTTGCCCCTGCCCGTGATCATCACCGTTTACGCCGACAAGAGCTTCACCTTTGAGGTCAAGACCCCGCCAGCGCCGGTTCTGCTCCTGAAGGCGGCAGGCCTTGCCAAAGGCAGTGGACGTCCAAACACCAACAAGGTGGGTAAGGTCACCGAAGCGCAGGTCGAGGAGATTGCCAAGACCAAGATGCCGGACCTCAATACCCAGGATCTGGAGTCGGCCAAGCGCAGTATTCGTGGCACTGCCCGCAGTATGGGCCTGACGGTGGAGGGTTAG
- the rplA gene encoding 50S ribosomal protein L1 → MAKVSKREAALQQLVDRSKRYAVDEALALVKQGATAKFDESVDVAVGLGIDPRKSDQVVRGAVVLPKGTGKTMRVAVFATGDKATEAREAGADLVGMEDLAEQVKAGQMDFDVVIATPDAMRVVGGLGPVLGPRGLMPNPKVGTVTADVRTAVQNAKGGQVRYRADKGGIIHSSIGKASFSVEDLRENLLALMDSLKKAKPATSKGIYIRKISVSPTMGPGVPVDPSGL, encoded by the coding sequence ATGGCCAAGGTATCGAAGCGAGAGGCCGCCCTGCAGCAGTTGGTGGATCGGAGCAAGCGTTATGCGGTGGACGAGGCGCTGGCCCTGGTGAAGCAGGGGGCGACGGCGAAGTTCGACGAGTCCGTGGATGTGGCCGTGGGTCTGGGAATCGATCCGCGTAAGTCCGATCAGGTGGTGCGCGGTGCGGTGGTATTGCCCAAAGGCACCGGCAAGACCATGCGGGTAGCGGTTTTTGCCACCGGGGACAAGGCTACCGAGGCCCGGGAAGCTGGTGCGGATCTCGTCGGCATGGAGGATCTGGCCGAGCAGGTCAAGGCTGGGCAGATGGATTTCGATGTGGTCATTGCGACTCCCGACGCCATGCGCGTCGTGGGTGGCCTTGGGCCGGTGCTTGGACCACGCGGACTGATGCCCAACCCTAAGGTGGGTACGGTGACGGCGGATGTCCGTACCGCCGTTCAGAATGCCAAGGGCGGCCAGGTACGTTATCGTGCCGACAAGGGTGGTATCATTCACAGTAGCATCGGCAAGGCCTCCTTCAGCGTCGAAGATCTGCGGGAGAACCTGCTGGCGCTCATGGACAGCCTGAAGAAAGCCAAGCCCGCCACCAGTAAGGGAATCTACATTCGTAAGATCAGTGTTTCGCCCACCATGGGTCCCGGTGTACCCGTGGATCCGTCCGGGCTTTAA
- the rplJ gene encoding 50S ribosomal protein L10 — MSLKLAEKEQVVAALQAKLEGMQATVVAEYRGLTVAQMTELRAAGRKQGVLIQVVKNSLLRRALKDSPFLVMDPLLKGPLVFAASADPVAMAKLFTDFAKRNDKLIITGGALGSQLMDAQALAQLSKMPSREELLAKLMGTMQAPISTFVRTLNEVPGRFVRTLAAVRDQKAA, encoded by the coding sequence ATGAGTCTCAAGCTCGCAGAAAAGGAACAGGTGGTCGCTGCACTGCAAGCGAAGCTCGAGGGTATGCAAGCTACCGTGGTTGCGGAGTATCGGGGTCTGACCGTGGCGCAGATGACGGAATTGCGTGCGGCCGGGCGTAAACAGGGGGTATTGATTCAGGTGGTGAAGAACTCACTCCTGCGCCGCGCCCTGAAAGACAGCCCCTTCCTGGTGATGGATCCTCTGCTCAAGGGCCCTCTGGTCTTTGCGGCCAGTGCGGATCCGGTGGCCATGGCCAAGCTCTTCACGGACTTTGCCAAGCGCAACGACAAGCTGATCATCACCGGTGGCGCCCTGGGTTCACAGCTCATGGATGCCCAGGCTCTGGCGCAGCTCAGCAAGATGCCCTCCCGCGAGGAGTTGTTGGCCAAGCTCATGGGTACCATGCAGGCCCCCATCTCCACCTTCGTGCGCACACTCAACGAGGTTCCCGGGCGCTTCGTCCGTACCCTCGCGGCAGTGCGCGATCAGAAAGCAGCGTAA
- the rplL gene encoding 50S ribosomal protein L7/L12, with protein MALSKAEILDAIAGMTVLELSELIKDMEEKFGVSAAAVAVAAGPAAAGGGGEAAAAAEEQTEFDVILTSAGANKVNTIKVVRAITNLGLKEAKDLVDGAPKPVKEGISKAEAESIKAQLVEAGAQAEIK; from the coding sequence ATGGCGTTGTCCAAAGCCGAAATCCTGGATGCCATTGCTGGCATGACCGTTCTCGAGCTCTCCGAGCTCATCAAGGATATGGAGGAGAAGTTTGGGGTGTCTGCCGCCGCGGTGGCGGTGGCTGCGGGTCCTGCCGCCGCCGGCGGCGGTGGTGAGGCCGCTGCAGCGGCTGAGGAACAGACGGAATTCGACGTCATCCTCACCTCTGCCGGCGCCAACAAGGTCAATACCATCAAGGTGGTGCGCGCCATCACCAATCTCGGGCTGAAGGAAGCCAAGGATCTGGTGGATGGTGCTCCGAAACCGGTCAAGGAAGGTATCTCCAAGGCCGAGGCCGAGAGCATCAAGGCGCAGCTGGTTGAAGCTGGTGCCCAGGCAGAAATCAAGTAA
- the rpoB gene encoding DNA-directed RNA polymerase subunit beta yields MAYSFTEKKRIRKDFGKSQSILQVPYLLATQMDSYRDFLQADVPAAARKEVGLQEVFRSLFPMESYSGNASLDFVSYRLEKPVFDVVECRQRGLTYCAGLRVRLRLALYEKDDSTGAKRIKDVKEQDVYMGELPLMTDHGAFVINGTERVIVSQLHRSPGVFFDHDRGKTHSSGKLLFNARIIPYRGSWLDFEFDPKDHIYARIDRRRKLPATTLLRALGYSTEDILAMFFETDTFRIDGKRIFYHLIPQRLQGETAVFDIVHPKTGEVVVAAGKRVTARHVRQLSELGGEQEVEVPEAFLLGKVLAQDLVDEATGEVIVAANEALDAEILARLYALPARSLRTLYTNELDRGAYISETLRIDTARDAHEAQLEIYRLMRPGEPPSKDAAQNLFQGLFFSPDRYDLSAVGRMKFNRRVGREEITGPGVLSNEDIIDVLKVLVALRNGQGDIDDIDHLGNRRVRSVGELMENQFRLGLVRVERAVKDRLALAESEGLTPQDLINAKPIAAVVNEFFGSSQLSQFMDQTNPLSEVTHKRRVSALGPGGLTRERAGFEVRDVHPTHYGRICPIETPEGPNIGLINSLSCYARTNAYGFLETPYRRVIAGRATDEVVYLSAIDEGNYVIAQANSTLDDDNRLVDELVSCRHRNETVLANPDQVQFMDISPRQIVSVAASLIPFLEHDDANRALMGSNMQRQAVPTVRSQAPLVGTGMERVVAIDSGAAIKAVRGGVVDSVDGARIVVRVNDEETLPGEPGVDIYNLVKYARSNQNTTLNQRPIVKVGDVVARGDVLADGPSTEMGELALGQNILVAFMPWNGYNFEDSILISERVVAEDRYTTIHIEEFSVFARDTKLGPEEITRDIPNVAEGALRHLDESGIVVIGAELAPGDILVGKVTPKGETQLTPEEKLLRAIFGEKASDVKDNSMRMPAGMYGTVIDVQVFTRDGIEKDARAKAIEEEQLRKIRKDVHDEYRIFEQDSFQRIERLLLNKVAEGGPNGLAAGAKITKAYLKDLPRSQWFDIRLRSEESNAALEQIRAQLEQQRERLDAVLEEKRRKLTQGDDLSPGVLKMVKVHVAVKRQLQPGDKMAGRHGNKGVVSKIVPVEDMPYLADGTPVDIVLNPLGVPSRMNVGQILETHLGWAAKGLGRRIEEMLENQRQVSEIRAFLKEIYNRAGKKEDLDQLNDEDILELARNLRGGVPMATPVFDGASEEEIRDMLELAGLPRSGQVTLYDGRSGEAFDRPVTVGYMYMLKLHHLVDDKMHARSTGPYSLVTQQPLGGKAQFGGQRFGEMEVWALEAYGAAYTLQEMLTVKSDDVSGRSKMYESIVKGDFRMDAGMPESFNVLLKELRSLAIDIELEQSN; encoded by the coding sequence ATGGCCTATTCTTTTACTGAAAAGAAACGGATTCGTAAAGACTTTGGCAAGAGCCAGAGCATTCTGCAGGTGCCCTATCTGTTGGCTACCCAGATGGATTCGTATCGGGATTTTCTGCAAGCCGACGTGCCGGCGGCTGCGCGCAAGGAGGTCGGACTGCAAGAGGTTTTCCGTTCGCTCTTCCCCATGGAGAGCTACTCTGGCAATGCCAGTCTGGACTTTGTGTCCTATCGCCTGGAAAAACCGGTGTTTGATGTGGTGGAGTGCCGTCAGCGGGGCCTGACCTACTGTGCGGGCCTGCGCGTGCGGCTGCGCCTGGCACTCTACGAGAAGGACGACAGCACTGGTGCCAAGCGCATCAAGGACGTCAAGGAACAGGACGTCTACATGGGCGAACTTCCCCTCATGACCGACCACGGTGCCTTTGTCATCAACGGCACGGAACGGGTCATCGTGTCGCAGTTGCACCGTTCTCCCGGCGTTTTCTTCGACCACGATCGCGGTAAGACCCACTCTTCGGGCAAGCTGCTCTTCAACGCGCGGATCATCCCCTATCGCGGTTCCTGGCTCGACTTTGAGTTTGATCCCAAGGATCACATCTATGCCCGTATCGACCGGCGGCGTAAGTTGCCGGCCACCACGCTGCTGCGCGCCTTGGGCTATAGCACCGAAGACATTCTGGCGATGTTCTTCGAGACGGACACCTTCCGCATCGACGGCAAGCGTATCTTCTATCACCTGATCCCCCAGCGTTTGCAGGGCGAGACGGCGGTTTTCGATATCGTCCATCCCAAGACCGGTGAAGTGGTGGTGGCGGCGGGCAAGCGCGTGACAGCGCGTCATGTGCGGCAGTTGAGCGAGCTGGGTGGGGAGCAGGAGGTCGAGGTTCCCGAGGCCTTTCTCCTCGGCAAGGTGCTGGCCCAGGATCTGGTGGATGAGGCCACCGGTGAGGTCATCGTGGCGGCCAACGAGGCTCTGGATGCAGAAATCCTCGCGCGGCTCTACGCTCTGCCAGCCCGTAGCCTGCGCACACTCTATACCAACGAGCTGGATCGCGGCGCCTACATCTCCGAAACCTTGCGCATCGATACCGCGCGCGACGCCCACGAGGCGCAGCTCGAGATCTACCGGTTGATGCGTCCCGGTGAACCGCCCTCCAAGGACGCTGCCCAGAATCTCTTCCAGGGGCTTTTCTTCAGCCCCGATCGCTACGATCTCTCCGCCGTTGGCCGGATGAAGTTCAACCGGCGGGTGGGACGGGAAGAGATCACCGGCCCCGGGGTGCTGAGCAACGAGGACATCATCGACGTACTCAAGGTTCTGGTGGCCCTGCGCAACGGTCAGGGCGACATCGACGACATCGATCACCTGGGTAACCGTCGTGTGCGTTCCGTGGGTGAACTGATGGAGAATCAGTTTCGGCTGGGTCTGGTGCGCGTCGAAAGGGCGGTGAAGGACCGCCTGGCCCTGGCCGAGAGTGAGGGCTTGACGCCCCAGGATCTCATCAACGCCAAGCCCATCGCGGCGGTGGTCAACGAGTTCTTTGGCTCCAGTCAGCTGTCCCAGTTCATGGACCAGACCAATCCCCTGTCGGAGGTGACCCATAAGCGCCGCGTATCGGCCCTGGGACCAGGCGGTCTCACCCGCGAGCGTGCCGGGTTCGAAGTGCGCGACGTGCATCCCACCCACTATGGGCGCATATGTCCCATCGAAACGCCGGAAGGGCCCAACATCGGCCTGATCAACAGCCTTTCCTGCTACGCCCGGACCAATGCCTACGGCTTCCTGGAGACGCCCTACCGGCGGGTGATCGCAGGCCGGGCGACGGACGAGGTGGTATATCTGTCGGCCATCGATGAGGGCAACTACGTCATTGCCCAGGCCAACAGCACCCTGGACGACGACAACCGCTTGGTGGATGAGTTGGTCTCCTGCCGCCATCGCAACGAAACCGTTCTGGCCAATCCCGATCAGGTCCAGTTCATGGACATCTCGCCGCGTCAGATCGTGTCGGTGGCGGCGAGCCTCATCCCCTTTCTGGAGCACGACGACGCTAACCGCGCGCTCATGGGTTCCAACATGCAGCGTCAAGCGGTACCCACCGTGCGCTCCCAGGCACCCTTGGTGGGAACGGGGATGGAGCGGGTGGTGGCCATCGATTCCGGTGCCGCCATCAAGGCGGTACGGGGTGGGGTGGTGGACAGCGTCGACGGTGCGCGTATCGTAGTCCGGGTCAATGACGAGGAAACGCTCCCGGGCGAGCCTGGTGTCGACATCTACAACCTGGTGAAGTATGCCCGCTCCAACCAGAACACCACCCTCAATCAGCGCCCCATCGTCAAGGTGGGGGATGTGGTGGCCCGTGGTGACGTGCTCGCCGACGGTCCCAGTACGGAAATGGGAGAGCTGGCTCTGGGGCAGAACATCCTGGTGGCGTTCATGCCCTGGAATGGCTATAACTTCGAGGATTCCATCCTGATTTCCGAGCGGGTGGTGGCGGAGGATCGCTACACCACCATTCACATCGAGGAATTCTCCGTCTTTGCCCGCGATACGAAGCTCGGACCCGAGGAGATCACCCGCGACATCCCCAACGTCGCCGAGGGCGCGCTGCGGCATCTGGACGAGTCCGGCATTGTCGTCATCGGTGCCGAGCTCGCGCCCGGAGATATCCTCGTGGGTAAGGTCACGCCCAAAGGGGAGACCCAACTGACCCCCGAGGAAAAACTCCTGCGCGCCATTTTCGGTGAGAAGGCCTCGGACGTGAAGGACAACTCCATGCGCATGCCGGCGGGGATGTACGGTACCGTCATCGATGTCCAGGTGTTCACCCGCGACGGCATCGAAAAGGATGCCCGGGCCAAGGCCATCGAAGAAGAGCAGTTGCGTAAGATCCGCAAGGACGTCCACGACGAGTACCGGATCTTCGAGCAGGATAGTTTTCAGCGCATCGAGCGTCTGCTCCTGAACAAGGTGGCGGAGGGCGGTCCCAACGGCCTTGCGGCGGGCGCCAAGATCACCAAGGCCTACCTCAAGGACTTGCCTCGCAGTCAGTGGTTCGACATCCGTCTGCGCAGCGAGGAGAGCAATGCGGCCCTGGAGCAGATCCGGGCGCAGCTGGAGCAGCAACGGGAGCGTCTGGATGCGGTGCTGGAAGAGAAGCGGCGCAAGTTGACCCAGGGGGATGACCTGAGCCCCGGTGTGCTGAAGATGGTCAAGGTGCACGTGGCGGTGAAGCGTCAGCTCCAGCCCGGTGACAAGATGGCCGGGCGCCACGGCAACAAGGGCGTGGTATCCAAGATCGTGCCCGTGGAGGACATGCCCTATCTTGCCGATGGTACGCCAGTAGACATCGTCCTCAATCCTCTGGGCGTACCTTCCCGCATGAACGTCGGGCAGATTCTCGAGACGCACCTGGGCTGGGCCGCCAAGGGTCTGGGCCGGCGCATCGAGGAAATGCTGGAAAACCAGCGGCAGGTGAGCGAGATCCGCGCCTTCCTGAAGGAGATCTACAACCGCGCCGGCAAGAAGGAAGACCTCGATCAGCTCAACGACGAGGACATCCTCGAGCTCGCGCGTAATCTGCGCGGCGGTGTGCCCATGGCTACCCCCGTTTTCGACGGCGCTTCGGAAGAGGAAATCCGCGACATGCTGGAGCTTGCCGGGCTGCCGCGCAGTGGCCAGGTCACGCTCTACGATGGCCGCAGTGGTGAGGCGTTCGATCGACCGGTTACCGTCGGCTACATGTACATGCTGAAGCTTCACCACCTGGTAGACGACAAGATGCATGCCCGCTCCACCGGTCCCTATAGCCTGGTCACCCAGCAGCCGCTGGGCGGCAAGGCGCAGTTTGGTGGCCAGCGGTTTGGCGAGATGGAGGTCTGGGCCCTGGAGGCCTACGGTGCGGCCTACACCCTGCAGGAGATGCTCACGGTCAAGTCCGACGACGTGTCCGGACGCAGTAAGATGTACGAGTCCATCGTCAAGGGCGATTTCCGCATGGATGCCGGCATGCCCGAGTCCTTCAATGTGCTCTTGAAGGAGCTGCGGTCGCTTGCCATCGACATCGAACTGGAACAGTCCAACTAA